A stretch of Pogona vitticeps strain Pit_001003342236 chromosome 5, PviZW2.1, whole genome shotgun sequence DNA encodes these proteins:
- the RECQL gene encoding ATP-dependent DNA helicase Q1: MTTTLSVLQEELASVDSELQALEIQIQELLEHQQDLQQKKVVLTKKIKQFSDAGSGSSKDTDSAVEDWNKEDFPWSAGIRDALQKNFKLKKFRPLQLETINVTMAGRDVFLVMPTGGGKSLCYQLPALCSDGFTLVICPLISLMEDQLMMLEQLEISATLLNASSSKEHVKWVHTEMLSRSSQLKLIYVTPEKIAKSKMFMSKLEKAYQGGRLTRIAVDEVHCCSQWGHDFRPDYKLLGILKRQFPNAPLIGLTATATSHVLRDAQKILCVLNCITFTASFNRPNLFYEVRQKPSTAQNFIEDIVKLISGRYKGLSGIIYCFSQKDAEQVTMNLQKLGIKAGTYHANMEPKDKSKVHKRWSANEIQVVVATVAFGMGIDKPDVRFVIHHSMSKSMENYYQESGRAGRDDQKADCILYYGFGDIFRISTMVVMENVGQQKLYNMVSYCHNMSRCRRVLIAHHFDEAWDSANCNKMCDNCCREETCEKMDVTGHCRDLIKILKHGDQKKEKFTPLKLIDAWLGKGLSKMGIEIVIPKLAREMLERIVAHLILQQYLKEDFSFTAFTTISYIKLGPRADLLKNEGHMITMQVLTCRNSFAKIRSPPASSPGNLGGKKRKDKHKNQEGERKRSLSDNHIKIKRARTETNEEEDEPVIIED; encoded by the exons ATGACGACAACTCTTTCAG TGCTGCAAGAAGAACTGGCCTCTGTGGACAGTGAGCTGCAGGCATTGGAGATCCAGATTCAAGAACTTCTGGAACACCAGCAGGATCTTCAGCAGAAGAAGGTGGTTCTGACAAAGAAGATAAAACAATTTTCAGATGCAGGGAGTGGGAGCAGCAAAGATACTGATTCAGCAGTGGAAGACTGGAACAAGGAAG ATTTCCCATGGTCCGCTGGGATCAGAGATGCATTGCAAAAAAACTTCAAGCTCAAAAAATTTCGGCCTTTGCAATTGGAAACCATCAATGTTACAATGGCAGGAAGAGATGTATTCCTTGTCATGCCTACTGGGGGTGGAAAGAGCCTGTGTTACCAGCTACCAGCTCTGTGTTCTGATG gCTTCACACTTGTGATCTGTCCTCTGATCTCACTTATGGAAGATCAGTTAATGATGTTGGAACAGCTGGAAATTTCTGCAACTTTACTAAATGCCTCGAGTAGCAAG GAACACGTGAAATGGGTCCATACAGAAATGCTGTCTCGCAGTTCACAGCTAAAACTCATCTATGTGACCCCAGAGAAGATCGCAAAGAGCAAAATGTTTATGTCCAAACTGGAAAAAGCTTATCAAGGAGGAAGGCTTACACGCATTGCGGTGGATGAGGTTCACTGCTGCAGCCAGTGGGGGCATGACTTCAGGCCCG ATTACAAGTTGCTTGGCATCTTAAAACGACAATTTCCCAATGCACCATTGATCGGTTTGACAGCTACTGCCACCAGCCACGTTCTGCGTGATGCTCAGAAAATTCTTTGTGTTTTGAACTGCATCACTTTCACAGCCTCGTTTAATCGACCCAACTTGTTTTATGAG gtCCGACAAAAGCCATCAACTGCTCAGAATTTCATTGAGGACATTGTTAAACTCATCAGTGGAAGATACAAAGGCCTTTCAg GAATTATCTACTGCTTTTCCCAGAAGGATGCAGAACAAGTCACCATGAATTTACAAAAACTGGGGATTAAAGCAGGAACTTACCATGCGAACATGGAACCAAAAGATAAGAGCAAGGTTCACAAGCGCTGGTCTGCCAACGAAATCCAG GTTGTAGTGGCCACTGTTGCTTTTGGCATGGGAATTGATAAACCTGATGTGAGATTCGTGATCCATCATTCAATGAGCAAATCCATGGAGAATTATTACCAGGAGAGCGGACGTGCAG GtcgggatgaccagaaagccgacTGCATCTTATATTATGGTTTTGGGGACATATTCAGGATCAGCACAATGGTGGTGATGGAAAATGTAGGGCAACAGAAACTCTACAACATGGTTTCTTACTGCCACAATATGAGCAG GTGTCGGCGCGTCCTGATAGCACATCATTTTGACGAGGCTTGGGATTCTGCCAACTGTAACAAGATGTGTGACAATTGCTGTCGAGAGGAGA CGTGTGAGAAGATGGACGTGACCGGCCACTGTAGGGATCTCATCAAGATTTTAAAGCATGGAGATCAGAAGAAGGAGAAATTCACTCCTCTAAAACTGATTGATGCCTGGCTAGGAAAAGGTTTATCAAAAATGGGAATAGAGATTGTCATTCCCAAGCTTGCTCGTGAGATGTTGGAGAGGATTGTGGCTCACTTAATACTACAACAGTACTTGAA ggaaGACTTCAGCTTTACAGCATTTACTACAATCTCCTACATAAAGCTTGGGCCGCGGGCTGATCTTCTAAAAAATGAGGGTCATATGATCACTATGCAAGTCTTAACATGCAGAAACAGTTTTGCTAAA